GAAGCTAGGTTTTAAATTAGTTTTGGTAGGAGATCAAAAGCAGCTAGGAGCAGTTGAGGCAGGTAAGGATTTTGAACAATTAATCAAAGTTATACCATATGTAAAACTAGATAATGTTATTAGACAGCAAAATGAATCTCATAGGGAGGCTGTGGTTGAATCATCAAAAGGCAATATTAAGAAAACATTTGATATTCATGATAAAAATATAGAGCAGCATTCTAAGGGAATAGTTTCTGCAGCTGTAGCAAAATATATGGAGTTAAATTTAAAGGATAGAGATAATACATTGTTAATGTCGCCAACTAAAAAAATAAGAGACGAAATAAATGATCAAATAAGAGTTGAACTAAAGAAGGAAAAAATACTAAAAGGTAGTATTGAAAACTTTGCTGGGTTAAGACAGAAAGATATGAGTTTGGCAGATTATAATTTTGCAATGATGTATAAAAAAGATGATGTTGTAAAATTCTTTAAAAATTATTCAAATGGCATTAAACAAAATAAGTACTATAAAATTATAGGAATTAATAAATTAAGCAATAATATTACAGTAGAAAAAGATAACAAAAAACACGTTTTTAAATTCAGGACTGATAC
This Candidatus Bandiella numerosa DNA region includes the following protein-coding sequences:
- a CDS encoding AAA family ATPase, with amino-acid sequence MIFVDEASLISTEKMHELFQLREKLGFKLVLVGDQKQLGAVEAGKDFEQLIKVIPYVKLDNVIRQQNESHREAVVESSKGNIKKTFDIHDKNIEQHSKGIVSAAVAKYMELNLKDRDNTLLMSPTKKIRDEINDQIRVELKKEKILKGSIENFAGLRQKDMSLADYNFAMMYKKDDVVKFFKNYSNGIKQNKYYKIIGINKLSNNITVEKDNKKHVFKFRTDTKYNDKLEVYEKMDLKLQEGLKIRFTKNNNKEKLVNSETAIIENINKESIKFKTEDGEIKTVNKEELKHIDYGYCLTIHSAQGKTYQKSIAAIEDNKMLSNQKLWTVILSRHRESFIAVVQEREKLQGYLISNNGREMSAIELSNKQQKQAQQIQKMQQIHKSNDFQISI